The following coding sequences lie in one Xanthomonas hyacinthi genomic window:
- a CDS encoding methyl-accepting chemotaxis protein, translated as MNFFKQLKIRDKLIFAFVLTTLLTAILGAFTYSRTTLAMAELKRIELDWVPATQALAEARAQLGEFRTYELAQIARADDPEAMADYFKRMQKVRTEVAKNQVIIERVMLQKTQRQMYAGAKEKLDAYLHANSLMGDALRAGDIAGAQTISDKQSRPLRRELFERIVTLTDYNVAQLNQEMDTINAQLSRTKLLILSLLALAIAAASSVGWLIARGIARQLDAARKLSQAIARGELDSTVRTRSGDEIGQLMGDMLDMRSRIRAVIDAQNLMAQRHDQGTISYRMDATAFPGDYGHMVKATNDLVASHVAVKTRLVQIIQRYAVGDLSENMERLPGEKAVLTEAMDTAKANLMAMSAQVKQLAEAAAAGDFSARGDAERFQYDFRTMVQNLNAMMQVSDLTLGELSQLLQAIAAGDLSARMHGQFHGVFASMRDDANATAEQLAGMVGRIQHAAASINVASSEIAAGNDDLSRRTEQQAASLEETAASMEELTSTVKQNAEHARQANQLAVGAAAVASQGGEVVGQVVATMSGIETSSRKIADIISVIDSIAFQTNILALNAAVEAARAGEQGRGFAVVASEVRTLAQRSAGAAKEIKSLIDTSVSQVGDGSTLVRQAGRTMAEIVSSVQRVTDIMGEISAASQEQSLGIEQVNQTITQMDEATQQNAALVEKATAAARTLQTQAGQLSAAIAEFKLDPHASTPAAHAAPGAAPVPRAQAKARPAATAARPPARIRSMGGSARAAAAEDQWQEF; from the coding sequence ATGAACTTCTTCAAACAACTGAAAATCCGCGACAAGCTGATCTTCGCATTCGTCCTGACCACGCTGCTGACCGCGATCCTGGGCGCGTTCACCTATTCGCGCACCACCCTGGCGATGGCCGAACTCAAGCGCATCGAACTGGATTGGGTGCCGGCCACGCAGGCGCTGGCCGAAGCCCGCGCGCAGCTCGGCGAGTTCCGTACCTACGAACTGGCGCAGATTGCGCGTGCCGACGACCCGGAAGCGATGGCCGACTATTTCAAGCGCATGCAGAAGGTGCGCACGGAAGTGGCGAAGAACCAGGTGATCATCGAACGGGTGATGCTGCAGAAGACGCAGCGGCAAATGTATGCCGGGGCCAAGGAAAAACTGGACGCCTACCTGCACGCCAACAGCTTGATGGGCGATGCGCTGCGCGCGGGCGACATCGCCGGCGCGCAGACCATCTCCGACAAGCAGTCGCGGCCGCTGCGGCGCGAGCTGTTCGAACGGATCGTGACGCTGACCGACTACAACGTGGCGCAGCTGAACCAGGAAATGGACACCATCAACGCGCAGCTCTCGCGCACCAAACTGCTGATCCTGAGTCTGCTCGCGCTGGCCATCGCGGCCGCCTCCAGCGTCGGCTGGCTGATCGCGCGCGGCATCGCACGGCAGCTCGATGCGGCACGCAAGCTGTCGCAGGCCATCGCCCGCGGCGAGCTGGACAGCACGGTGCGCACGCGCTCCGGCGACGAGATCGGCCAGCTGATGGGCGACATGCTGGACATGCGCAGCCGCATCCGCGCGGTGATCGACGCGCAGAACCTGATGGCACAGCGCCACGACCAGGGCACGATCAGCTATCGCATGGACGCGACCGCCTTCCCCGGCGACTACGGGCACATGGTCAAGGCCACCAATGATCTGGTCGCTTCGCACGTGGCGGTGAAGACGCGCCTGGTGCAGATCATCCAGCGCTATGCGGTCGGCGACCTGTCCGAGAACATGGAGCGCCTGCCCGGCGAGAAAGCGGTGCTGACCGAGGCGATGGATACCGCCAAGGCCAACCTGATGGCGATGAGCGCGCAGGTCAAGCAGCTGGCCGAAGCCGCCGCGGCCGGCGACTTCAGCGCGCGCGGCGACGCCGAACGTTTCCAGTACGACTTCCGCACGATGGTGCAGAACCTCAACGCGATGATGCAGGTCAGCGACCTGACCCTGGGCGAGCTGTCGCAGCTGCTGCAGGCCATCGCTGCCGGCGACCTGAGCGCGCGCATGCACGGCCAGTTCCATGGCGTGTTCGCCAGCATGCGCGACGACGCCAACGCCACCGCCGAGCAGCTGGCCGGCATGGTCGGCCGCATCCAGCACGCGGCGGCCAGCATCAACGTCGCCTCCTCGGAGATCGCCGCCGGCAACGACGACTTGTCGCGGCGCACCGAGCAGCAGGCGGCCAGCCTGGAGGAGACCGCCGCCTCGATGGAAGAACTGACCTCCACGGTCAAGCAGAATGCCGAGCATGCGCGCCAGGCCAACCAGCTCGCGGTCGGCGCGGCCGCGGTCGCCTCGCAGGGCGGCGAGGTGGTCGGCCAGGTGGTGGCCACGATGAGCGGCATCGAGACCTCCTCCAGGAAGATCGCCGACATCATTTCGGTGATCGACAGCATCGCCTTCCAGACCAACATCCTGGCGCTCAACGCCGCGGTGGAGGCCGCGCGGGCCGGCGAACAGGGCCGCGGCTTCGCCGTGGTCGCCAGCGAGGTGCGCACGCTGGCGCAGCGCTCGGCCGGCGCCGCCAAGGAAATCAAGAGCCTGATCGACACCTCGGTCAGCCAGGTCGGCGACGGTTCGACGCTGGTCCGCCAGGCCGGCCGGACCATGGCCGAGATCGTGTCCTCGGTGCAGCGCGTGACCGACATCATGGGCGAGATCTCCGCCGCCTCGCAGGAGCAGTCGCTGGGCATCGAGCAGGTCAACCAGACCATCACCCAAATGGACGAGGCGACCCAGCAGAATGCCGCCCTGGTCGAGAAAGCCACCGCCGCCGCGCGCACGCTGCAGACCCAGGCCGGCCAGCTCAGCGCCGCCATCGCCGAGTTCAAGCTGGACCCGCACGCCAGCACACCGGCGGCGCACGCCGCGCCTGGCGCAGCACCCGTCCCGCGTGCCCAGGCCAAGGCACGGCCGGCGGCGACCGCCGCGCGGCCGCCTGCGCGCATCCGCAGCATGGGCGGCAGCGCGCGCGCGGCCGCCGCCGAAGACCAGTGGCAGGAGTTCTGA
- a CDS encoding methyl-accepting chemotaxis protein translates to MSHTSLLARLSDLPLRRKFVLQTLLLGGGIILLAIIAARMQYVDIRNTREQALKSQIELALGVVHAYAAKADAGQMPLAEAQRTALATLESMRARGGVDYFYVHDMHPAMLMHPTRHDLVGKDIGSVLSADGKPIFRQFAAAAAAGGGYVDYLWPRPGNDKPVEKVSYNAPFKPWNWVIGTGVYMDDVQAQALLFTGVMTLAGGILMLITFGINWLIGSSVLVPVARTLQAIRAVSRGDLSVRIDNSGRDETGQMLRATGEMIQMLKRFSSETEKMAELHAGEDVSHHMPEDFPGVYGELAKRINTMLFEHLDSIGDAMQVLAEYANGDLRRDARRLPGSRAILHQIMDAAKASLLAINTEIKRMAAAAAAGDFSARGDAEHFQHDFRLMVQGLNAMMQASDVNLGKLSTLLQAIAAGDLSARMHGEFHGVFASMRDDANATADQLADVVGRIQAVALSINTTTTEIATGNDDLSRRTEQQAASLEETAASMEELTSTVKQNAEHARQANQLAVGAAAVASQGGEVVGQVVATMSGIETSSRKIADIISVIDGIAFQTNILALNAAVEAARAGEQGRGFAVVASEVRTLAQRSANAAKEIKGLIDDSVTRVAEGSALVDRAGQTMQEIVSSVQRVTDIMGEISAASQEQSSGIEQINQTVTQMDEATQQNAALVEEASASARALEEEARRLSEAAAVFRLGAADSPAATAPVRAAAKAPARTLSRAAAAKPAPRQTAGKRAAVAEADWAEF, encoded by the coding sequence ATGTCGCACACGTCGCTTCTCGCACGCCTGTCGGACCTGCCGCTGCGCCGCAAGTTTGTCTTGCAGACCCTGCTGCTGGGTGGCGGCATCATCCTGCTGGCGATCATCGCCGCACGCATGCAATACGTGGACATCCGCAACACCCGCGAGCAGGCGCTGAAGAGCCAGATCGAACTGGCGCTGGGCGTGGTGCACGCCTATGCCGCCAAGGCCGATGCCGGGCAGATGCCGCTGGCCGAGGCGCAGCGCACCGCGCTGGCCACGCTGGAGTCGATGCGCGCCCGCGGCGGCGTGGACTATTTCTACGTGCACGACATGCATCCGGCCATGCTGATGCACCCGACCCGCCACGACCTGGTCGGCAAGGACATCGGCAGCGTGCTGAGCGCCGACGGCAAGCCGATCTTCCGCCAGTTCGCCGCGGCGGCCGCGGCCGGCGGCGGCTATGTGGACTATCTGTGGCCCAGGCCCGGCAACGACAAGCCGGTCGAGAAGGTGTCCTACAACGCCCCGTTCAAACCCTGGAACTGGGTCATCGGCACCGGCGTGTACATGGACGACGTGCAGGCGCAGGCGCTGCTGTTCACCGGCGTGATGACCCTCGCCGGCGGCATCCTGATGCTGATCACCTTCGGCATCAACTGGCTGATCGGCAGCTCGGTGCTGGTGCCGGTCGCGCGCACCCTGCAGGCGATCCGCGCGGTGTCGCGCGGCGACCTGAGCGTGCGCATCGACAACTCCGGCCGCGACGAGACCGGGCAGATGCTGCGCGCCACCGGCGAGATGATCCAGATGCTGAAGCGCTTCTCCAGCGAGACCGAGAAAATGGCCGAGCTGCATGCCGGAGAGGACGTTTCCCATCACATGCCGGAAGATTTTCCCGGGGTATACGGCGAGCTGGCGAAGCGCATCAACACCATGCTCTTCGAACACCTGGACTCGATCGGCGATGCGATGCAGGTCCTGGCAGAATACGCCAATGGCGACCTGCGCCGCGATGCCAGGCGCCTGCCCGGCAGCCGCGCCATCCTGCACCAGATCATGGACGCGGCCAAGGCCAGCCTGCTGGCGATCAACACCGAGATCAAGCGCATGGCCGCCGCCGCGGCCGCCGGCGACTTCAGCGCGCGCGGCGACGCGGAGCACTTCCAGCACGATTTCCGGCTGATGGTGCAGGGCCTCAACGCGATGATGCAGGCCAGCGACGTCAACCTGGGCAAGCTCTCCACGCTGCTGCAGGCCATCGCCGCCGGCGACCTGAGCGCGCGCATGCACGGCGAGTTCCACGGCGTGTTCGCCAGCATGCGCGACGACGCCAATGCCACCGCCGACCAACTCGCCGACGTCGTCGGCCGCATCCAGGCCGTCGCGCTCAGCATCAACACCACCACCACCGAAATCGCCACCGGCAACGACGACCTGTCGCGGCGCACCGAGCAGCAGGCGGCCAGCCTGGAGGAGACCGCCGCCTCGATGGAAGAACTGACCTCCACGGTCAAGCAGAATGCCGAGCATGCGCGCCAGGCCAACCAGCTCGCGGTCGGCGCCGCCGCGGTCGCCTCGCAGGGCGGCGAGGTGGTCGGCCAGGTGGTGGCCACGATGAGCGGCATCGAAACCTCCTCCAGGAAGATCGCCGACATCATCTCGGTGATCGACGGCATCGCCTTCCAGACCAATATCCTCGCTTTGAATGCGGCGGTGGAGGCGGCGCGTGCCGGCGAACAGGGCCGCGGCTTCGCGGTGGTCGCCAGCGAGGTGCGCACGCTGGCGCAGCGCTCGGCCAACGCCGCCAAGGAGATCAAGGGCCTGATCGACGACTCGGTCACCCGTGTCGCCGAGGGTTCGGCGCTGGTCGATCGCGCCGGCCAGACCATGCAGGAGATCGTGTCCTCGGTGCAGCGCGTGACCGACATCATGGGCGAGATCTCCGCGGCCTCGCAGGAACAGTCGTCGGGCATCGAACAGATCAACCAGACCGTGACCCAGATGGACGAAGCCACCCAGCAGAACGCTGCCCTGGTCGAGGAAGCCAGCGCATCGGCGCGGGCGCTGGAGGAAGAGGCGCGCCGGCTGAGCGAGGCCGCCGCGGTGTTCCGGCTCGGCGCTGCAGACAGCCCCGCTGCGACCGCGCCCGTCCGCGCCGCGGCCAAAGCCCCCGCCCGCACGCTGTCGCGTGCGGCCGCGGCCAAACCGGCGCCACGCCAGACGGCGGGCAAGCGCGCGGCAGTGGCCGAAGCGGACTGGGCGGAGTTCTGA
- a CDS encoding methyl-accepting chemotaxis protein, with translation MQWIKNLKLMPKLMLAFGLVLALMLIQGLAAHSGLNSLDEVTNTLSNRTIPSVHAGGEIRGILGEYRSAAYQSLIRSSDAIKKDAETRKLALNKQMDEIIARYPSMISTVQERKIYERTVADWKKALASYKSVDEMVQLDLQDDAIDTFTGETRTLHNKVVDDTIALIAQNNLQAGAAAKAATSTYTKASATLVVCLLIGIGGAVGLAWLFGRMLANNVRSAVKIANDVASGKLDGRIDANGKDEIGELMQALKRMQQDLRERTERDAAVAAENLRIRTALDNSSTGMYIADLEHTIVYANPSMQGIVDRYAEQIHNVAPAFDSRMPLVGSSLSVLEYGNQIDTRIAAMIETQGLAEREMAYGHVRIAQILSSIRDAHGSHVGFVCESRDRTLEAQVEAEVAKIVQAAAAGDLSGRVATDGKQGFFLQLAQQLNGLLQANGDSIGDVSKLLTALSQGDLTARMHGEFDGVFATMRDDANATAEQLAGIVGRIQTAAVSINAAAGEIAAGNDDLSRRTEQQAANLEETAASMEELTSTVRQNAEHARQANQLAVGAASVASQGGDVVGQVVTTMSGIETSSKKIADIISVIDGIAFQTNILALNAAVEAARAGEQGRGFAVVASEVRTLAQRSAGAAKEIKGLIDASVSQVATGSALVRQAGQTMTEIVSSVQRVTDIMGEIAAASQEQSAGIEQVNQTVTQMDETTQQNAALVEEATAAARAMEEQAGQLTEAVSIFRVERSQADAPIAAQVHRIRPVAKKPVAVAPSKPAPAARAKKSEPALADSDWQEF, from the coding sequence ATGCAGTGGATAAAGAATCTGAAACTGATGCCGAAGCTGATGCTGGCGTTCGGCCTGGTATTGGCACTGATGCTGATTCAGGGACTGGCCGCGCATTCGGGCCTGAATTCCCTCGATGAAGTGACCAATACCCTCTCCAACCGGACCATTCCCAGCGTCCACGCCGGCGGCGAGATCCGCGGCATCCTGGGCGAGTACCGCAGCGCGGCCTATCAGAGCCTGATCCGCAGCAGCGATGCGATCAAGAAAGACGCCGAGACGCGCAAGCTTGCGCTGAACAAGCAGATGGACGAGATCATCGCCAGGTATCCGTCGATGATCAGCACCGTCCAGGAACGGAAAATCTACGAGCGCACCGTCGCCGACTGGAAGAAGGCGCTGGCCTCCTACAAGTCGGTCGACGAGATGGTGCAGCTGGACCTGCAGGACGATGCGATCGACACCTTCACCGGCGAGACCCGGACCCTGCACAACAAGGTCGTGGATGACACGATCGCGTTGATCGCGCAGAACAACCTGCAGGCCGGAGCCGCCGCAAAAGCCGCGACCAGCACCTACACCAAGGCCTCGGCCACGCTGGTGGTGTGCCTGTTGATCGGCATCGGCGGCGCGGTCGGCCTGGCCTGGCTGTTCGGACGCATGCTGGCCAACAACGTGCGCAGCGCGGTCAAGATCGCCAACGATGTCGCCAGCGGCAAGCTCGATGGGCGCATCGACGCCAACGGCAAGGACGAGATCGGCGAGTTGATGCAGGCGCTCAAGCGCATGCAGCAGGACCTGCGCGAGCGTACCGAGCGCGACGCGGCGGTGGCGGCCGAAAACCTGCGCATCCGCACCGCGCTGGACAATTCCTCCACCGGCATGTACATCGCCGACCTGGAACACACCATCGTCTACGCGAACCCGTCGATGCAGGGCATCGTCGACAGGTACGCCGAGCAGATCCACAACGTCGCCCCGGCGTTCGACTCGCGCATGCCGCTGGTCGGTTCCTCGCTGTCGGTGCTGGAATACGGCAATCAGATCGATACCCGGATCGCGGCCATGATCGAGACGCAAGGCCTCGCCGAGCGCGAGATGGCCTACGGCCATGTCCGCATCGCCCAGATCCTCTCCAGCATCCGCGACGCGCACGGCAGCCATGTCGGCTTCGTCTGCGAATCGCGCGATCGCACCCTCGAGGCCCAGGTCGAAGCGGAAGTGGCCAAGATCGTGCAGGCCGCCGCCGCCGGCGACCTGTCCGGACGCGTGGCCACCGACGGCAAGCAGGGCTTCTTCCTGCAGCTGGCGCAGCAGCTCAACGGCCTGCTGCAGGCCAACGGCGACAGCATCGGCGACGTCTCCAAGCTGCTGACCGCGCTGTCGCAGGGCGACCTGACCGCGCGCATGCATGGCGAATTCGATGGCGTGTTCGCGACCATGCGCGACGATGCCAACGCCACCGCCGAGCAGCTGGCCGGCATCGTCGGCCGCATCCAGACCGCCGCGGTCAGCATCAACGCCGCCGCCGGCGAGATCGCTGCCGGCAACGACGACCTGTCGCGACGCACCGAGCAGCAGGCGGCGAACCTGGAAGAGACCGCTGCCTCGATGGAGGAACTGACCTCCACCGTGCGCCAGAACGCCGAGCACGCGCGCCAGGCCAACCAGCTCGCGGTCGGCGCCGCGTCGGTCGCCTCGCAAGGCGGCGACGTGGTCGGCCAGGTGGTGACCACGATGAGCGGCATCGAGACCTCCTCCAAGAAGATCGCCGACATCATCTCGGTGATCGACGGCATCGCCTTCCAGACCAACATCCTGGCGCTCAACGCCGCGGTGGAAGCCGCGCGCGCCGGCGAACAGGGCCGCGGCTTCGCCGTGGTCGCCAGCGAGGTGCGCACGCTGGCGCAGCGCTCGGCCGGCGCCGCCAAGGAGATCAAGGGCTTGATCGACGCGTCGGTGTCGCAGGTCGCTACCGGTTCGGCGCTGGTGCGCCAGGCCGGCCAGACCATGACCGAGATCGTGTCCTCGGTGCAGCGCGTGACCGACATCATGGGCGAGATCGCGGCCGCCTCGCAGGAGCAGTCGGCCGGCATCGAGCAGGTCAACCAGACCGTCACCCAGATGGACGAGACCACCCAGCAGAACGCCGCGCTGGTCGAGGAAGCCACCGCCGCGGCGCGCGCGATGGAAGAACAGGCCGGGCAGCTGACCGAGGCCGTGTCGATCTTCCGCGTGGAGCGGTCGCAGGCCGATGCGCCGATCGCGGCGCAGGTACATCGGATCCGCCCGGTGGCGAAGAAGCCGGTCGCGGTGGCACCGAGCAAGCCGGCTCCGGCCGCGCGCGCCAAGAAGTCCGAACCGGCCCTGGCCGACTCGGACTGGCAGGAGTTCTGA
- a CDS encoding chemotaxis protein CheW, with amino-acid sequence MNDKNTSASGATGGEFLSFTLGEEHYGVDILKVQEIRGYDSVTRVPDAPEYIKGVINLRGTIVPVIDLRLKLRLKEARYDAFTVMIVLNVEDRVVGIVVDSVSDVIPLNAEQIRPTPEFGAAVDTRFISGIGTQDDKMLILLDIETLLDSADLSPHAHVDEAA; translated from the coding sequence ATGAACGACAAGAACACCTCCGCCTCCGGTGCCACCGGCGGCGAATTCCTCAGCTTCACCCTCGGCGAAGAGCATTACGGCGTCGATATCCTGAAGGTGCAGGAGATCCGCGGCTACGACTCGGTCACCCGGGTCCCGGACGCCCCGGAATACATCAAGGGCGTGATCAACCTGCGCGGCACCATCGTGCCGGTGATCGACCTGCGCCTGAAGCTGCGCCTGAAGGAAGCGCGCTACGACGCCTTCACCGTGATGATCGTGCTCAACGTCGAGGACCGCGTGGTCGGCATCGTCGTGGACAGCGTCTCCGACGTGATCCCGTTGAACGCCGAGCAGATCCGGCCGACGCCCGAATTCGGCGCCGCGGTGGACACCCGCTTCATCTCCGGCATCGGCACCCAGGACGACAAGATGCTGATCCTGCTGGACATCGAGACCCTGCTCGACAGCGCCGACCTGAGCCCGCACGCGCACGTCGACGAAGCCGCCTGA
- a CDS encoding flagellar brake protein, which yields MAEGTPRDFPEPSAHEATEQDDRFLLTNPRQIRQLLRSLINQRSQISAHVGGRDQSFSTALLELGQDSLLLDLSANEANNRSAEQAEYLLCFAQLDKVRLRFRIAGLERVAHGDAPGFRAPLPDSLYYLQRREHFRLETPITESPMCVLRLDDASPPTELVLRVLDLSGGGLAVALLPGQPLPENRQSYPGCVLQLPDADAIRLTLQVCNMYPHKLANGQDALRVGLRFADLPRGADAAIQRYIFRIERQRSARKSGVLS from the coding sequence ATGGCCGAAGGCACTCCCCGCGACTTCCCCGAACCGTCTGCGCACGAGGCGACGGAACAGGACGACCGCTTCCTGCTGACCAACCCGCGCCAGATCCGGCAGCTGCTGCGGTCGCTGATCAACCAGCGCTCGCAGATCAGCGCGCATGTGGGCGGCCGCGACCAGTCGTTCTCGACCGCGCTGCTGGAGCTGGGCCAGGACAGCCTGCTGCTGGACCTGAGCGCCAACGAAGCCAACAACCGCTCCGCCGAGCAGGCCGAGTACCTGTTGTGTTTCGCGCAGCTGGACAAGGTCCGCCTGCGCTTCCGCATCGCCGGCCTGGAACGGGTCGCGCATGGCGACGCGCCCGGCTTCCGCGCGCCGCTGCCCGATTCGCTGTACTACCTGCAGCGCCGCGAGCACTTCCGCTTGGAGACGCCGATCACCGAATCGCCGATGTGCGTGCTGCGGCTGGACGATGCCAGCCCGCCCACCGAGCTGGTGCTGCGGGTCCTCGACCTCAGCGGCGGCGGCCTGGCGGTGGCGCTGCTGCCCGGCCAGCCGCTGCCGGAGAACCGGCAAAGCTACCCGGGCTGCGTGCTGCAGCTGCCCGACGCCGATGCCATCCGGCTGACCCTGCAGGTCTGCAACATGTATCCGCACAAGCTGGCCAACGGCCAGGATGCGCTGCGGGTGGGGCTGCGCTTCGCCGACCTGCCGCGCGGCGCCGACGCGGCGATCCAGCGCTACATCTTCCGCATCGAGCGCCAGCGCAGCGCGCGCAAGAGCGGCGTGCTGTCGTGA
- a CDS encoding methyl-accepting chemotaxis protein: MSASNTPSSVLVGNERYVYLQKLAADADRLFLAVAAFAGMVGLAAAWRQGVWTPWLAVTLPTLAIIAVQVKLYPGTLLSRCTVALGLMVLAAVLIQQAGGMTEIHFGVIVLIALLLYYRDWRPILVAAAAIAVHHLLFFWLQHRGLPLQAFAADAGIGILAMHAGYVVVEAGILMAMAVQMRKQLLDVGHEPRELALLARAIARQQPLPASIRDLTLPEGSIAHTLVVASEQLLSGREQEAQVQRESLRIRTALENVTANVMIADAERNIVYVNKPLARMLSAAQDDLRRELPGFDANALLGRSIDVFHKRPEHQAKLLAALQHTHTAQIRVGGRSMRLIINPVVGDASERQGFVVEWADRTDEIQVEEEVTQIVRAAAAGDLDSRIGLDGKHGFFLLLAQQLNTLLDNNADGLARISRLLSALSQGDLSVRMDGDLHGVFARIRDDANATAVQLATIVRQIQGASDSINSAAGEIAAGNDDLSRRTEQQAASLEETAASLEELTSTVKQNAEHARQANQLAVGAAAVASQGGEVVGQVVATMSGIETSSKRIADIISVIDGIAFQTNILALNAAVEAARAGEQGRGFAVVASEVRTLAQRSANAAKEIKGLIDESVGRVAAGSALVDRAGRTMQEIVSSVQRVTDIMGEISAASQEQSAGIEQVNRTVTQMDEATQQNAALVEQATASARSMESQAGELAQAVASFTLVQRPPAGAAGNVATLHPGYKKAEHGR; this comes from the coding sequence ATGAGCGCGTCGAACACTCCGAGCAGCGTCCTCGTCGGCAACGAACGCTACGTCTATCTGCAGAAGCTGGCGGCGGACGCCGACCGGCTGTTCCTGGCGGTGGCCGCATTCGCCGGCATGGTCGGCCTCGCCGCCGCCTGGCGCCAGGGCGTGTGGACGCCGTGGCTGGCGGTGACCCTGCCGACCCTGGCGATCATCGCCGTGCAGGTGAAACTGTATCCCGGCACGCTGCTGAGCCGCTGCACCGTCGCGCTGGGCTTGATGGTGCTGGCCGCCGTGCTGATCCAGCAGGCCGGCGGCATGACCGAAATCCACTTCGGCGTGATCGTGCTGATCGCATTGCTGCTGTACTACCGCGACTGGCGGCCGATCCTGGTCGCGGCCGCGGCCATCGCCGTCCATCACCTTCTGTTCTTCTGGCTGCAGCATCGCGGCCTGCCGCTGCAGGCGTTCGCGGCCGACGCAGGGATCGGCATCCTGGCCATGCACGCCGGCTATGTCGTGGTCGAGGCCGGCATCCTGATGGCGATGGCCGTGCAGATGCGCAAGCAACTGCTGGACGTGGGCCATGAGCCGCGCGAGCTGGCGCTGCTGGCGCGCGCCATCGCCCGCCAGCAACCGCTGCCGGCCTCGATCCGCGACCTGACCCTGCCGGAAGGCTCGATCGCGCATACCCTGGTGGTGGCCAGCGAGCAGCTGCTGAGCGGCCGCGAACAGGAGGCGCAGGTGCAGCGCGAGAGCCTGCGCATCCGCACCGCATTGGAGAACGTCACCGCCAACGTGATGATCGCCGACGCCGAGCGCAACATCGTCTACGTCAACAAGCCGCTGGCGCGCATGCTGTCGGCCGCACAGGACGACCTGCGCCGCGAGCTTCCCGGCTTCGATGCGAACGCCCTGTTGGGACGCAGCATCGATGTGTTCCACAAGCGCCCCGAGCACCAGGCCAAGCTGCTGGCAGCGCTGCAGCACACGCACACCGCGCAGATCCGGGTGGGCGGACGCAGCATGCGCCTGATCATCAATCCGGTGGTCGGCGACGCGTCCGAGCGCCAGGGCTTCGTCGTGGAGTGGGCCGATCGTACCGACGAGATCCAGGTGGAAGAGGAAGTGACCCAGATCGTGCGCGCCGCCGCCGCCGGCGACCTCGACAGCCGCATCGGCCTGGACGGCAAGCACGGCTTCTTCCTGCTGCTGGCGCAGCAGCTCAACACGCTGCTGGACAACAACGCCGACGGCCTGGCGCGCATTTCCCGGCTGCTGTCGGCGTTGTCGCAGGGCGACCTCAGCGTGCGCATGGACGGCGATCTGCATGGCGTGTTCGCGCGTATCCGCGACGACGCCAACGCCACCGCGGTGCAACTGGCGACGATCGTGCGCCAGATCCAGGGCGCATCGGACTCGATCAACAGCGCGGCCGGCGAGATCGCCGCCGGCAACGACGACCTGTCGCGGCGCACCGAGCAGCAGGCCGCCAGCCTGGAAGAAACCGCCGCCTCGCTGGAGGAACTGACCTCCACGGTCAAGCAGAACGCCGAGCACGCGCGCCAGGCCAACCAGCTCGCGGTCGGCGCCGCCGCGGTCGCCTCGCAGGGTGGCGAGGTGGTCGGCCAGGTGGTGGCCACGATGAGCGGCATCGAAACCTCGTCCAAGCGCATCGCCGACATCATCTCGGTGATCGACGGCATCGCCTTCCAGACCAACATCCTGGCGCTCAACGCCGCGGTGGAAGCCGCGCGCGCCGGCGAACAGGGCCGCGGCTTCGCCGTGGTCGCCAGCGAGGTGCGCACGCTGGCCCAGCGTTCGGCCAATGCCGCCAAGGAGATCAAGGGCTTGATCGACGAGTCGGTCGGCCGCGTCGCCGCCGGTTCGGCGCTGGTCGATCGCGCCGGACGGACCATGCAGGAGATCGTGTCCTCGGTGCAGCGCGTCACCGACATCATGGGCGAGATCTCCGCCGCCTCGCAGGAGCAGTCGGCCGGCATCGAGCAGGTCAACCGCACCGTGACCCAGATGGACGAGGCGACCCAGCAGAACGCCGCGCTGGTCGAGCAAGCCACCGCCAGTGCGCGCTCGATGGAAAGCCAGGCCGGTGAGCTGGCGCAGGCGGTGGCCTCGTTCACGCTGGTGCAGCGTCCGCCGGCCGGCGCCGCGGGCAACGTCGCCACCTTGCATCCAGGCTACAAAAAAGCCGAACACGGCCGATAG